CCGGGCTGTCCGTGAGAAAGCCGACTTCATTACCATGTGTAAAACCCCTGAACTTGCTGCTGAAGTGACGATTCAGCCCGTTGATATAATCGGGGTTGATGTTGCCATTATTTTTTCAGACATCCTGGTAATACCTGAAGCGATGGGACTTGAATTTATAATGAATGAGGGGACAGGACCTGTTTTCCCGAGCCCGATAAGAAATGCGGCTGACCTTGCAAGGATCTCGGAATTCGACCCGATTGACAAACTTAAATATGTAATGGATGCTGTTTCCCTTACTGCAAAGGAACTTGACGGCAGGGTGCCGCTTATTGGTTTTTCAGGTGCACCATGGACTCTCCTAACATACATGGTAGAAGGGAAGGGATCCAAGAATTTCAGCAAAATTAAAGAATTTGTTTACAACGAGAGAAAATCAGCTCACAAGATACTCGACATGCTGACAAATGTCATCATAGGGTATCTTAAAGCGAAGGTTGCAGCCGGTGCTGATGCTGTTCAGGTTTTTGATACCTGGGGAAGCATTCTCTCACCATCACAGTTCGAGGAATTTTCGAAGCCATATATTAAAAGAATTGTCGATGAGTTAAAACCTCACGCTCCCGTTATCGTCTTCGCCAAAGGAGTGAATTACAATTTTTCAAAACTTGCAGAACTTGAAGCCGATGGTTACAGTTTCGACTGGACGGTTGACCTTGCAGCGGTCAAAAGAGAAATCGGTGACCGTGCGGTTGTGCAGGGAAACATGGACCCGACAATTCTTTACGCACCGAAACAAACCATAAGAGAAGAAGCGGACAAAATTCTTGCATCCCTTGATTCGGGGCACCGCCACATCTTCAATCTGGGACATGGAATTCTTCCGGATGTAAAACCAGAAAATCTTAAGACTCTTGTTGATTATATTAAGAGCGACAGCCATAAATATCATAACTGATTGGACTTAAAATGTTTGAACTCGATTTTGACATAGACCTTATAAAAAAATATGACCAGCCGGGACCCCGATATACCAGCTACCCGACTGCTCCTCACTTTCACGATGGATTCACTGCTGACAATTATCTCGACGAGATAGTAAGGACGAATACTGCAGCAGTAAAGCCACCCCTTTCACTCTATTATCATCTTCCGTTCTGTGATACACTCTGCTATTTCTGCGGATGTAACATGATTATTACACGGAACAGAGACAGAATAAAAGAGTATATAAAATATGTCAAGAACGAGATCGACCTGCTAAGAACCTATCTTGATGTAGACAGACCTGTAACCCAGTTGCACTGGGGCGGAGGAACACCAACGCACCTTGACCCGGATGAAATATTTGACCTCGTCTCTTATATCAATACTTCCTTCAAGATTGATCCTTCAATCGAAGCCGGATGTGAAATTGACCCGAGAGGTCTCGAGAGAGCCCACCTCGAAGCGTTAAGAAACGGCGGGTTCAACAGGATTTCAATGGGAGTACAGGATTTCACTCCCGAGGTTCAGAAAGCGGTAAACAGAATTCAGCCTGAAAGCATGACCCGGCAGGTGGTTGACTGGGTGAGGGAGCTTGGTTTTTCAAGCATCAATCTTGATCTGATTTACGGTCTTCCGTTCCAGACCAAAGCAGATTTTCTCAAAACTGTAAGAGCGGTCATTGATATTTCTCCCGACAGAATTGCCGTCTTCAATTATGCACATGTCCCCTGGATGAAAAAACATATGGGGCTCATAAAACAGGAAGACCTTCCGAAACCTGAGGAAAAACTCGAGATACTGCAACAGACAATTGAAGAACTTGTGAAGGCAGGTTATGTGTTTATCGGTATGGATCACTTTGCAAAACCAACCGATGAAATGGCGATTGCTCTCAGAGACAAAAAACTTTACAGAAACTTCCAGGGATACAGTACCAATGCCGGTGCCGATCTTTATGCGTTTGGAATTACCAGCATCAGTCAGATCGGAAGAGTGTATGCCCAAAACCTGAAGAAGGAAAAAGAGTATTTTGATGCTCTAAATGATGAAAAACTGCCTGTTCACAAAGGTATCTATCTTACGGACGATGACCTCCTGAGAAGAGAGGTTATCACAAAAGTGATGTGCGACTTTGAACTGCAGTTTTCAAACTTTGAGAAGGAATTCAATATAAATTTCAAAGAATATTTTGCCGGCTCTCTTGAAAACCTGAAAGGGATGGAAGAGGACGGTCTCCTCACAATTAATGAAAACGGACTTCAGGTTTCCAACAAAGGCAGACTTCTTATCAGGAATATTGCCATGAAATTTGACGGTTTCATCGAACGAAAAGAAGACCAGGGAAGATATTCAAGAACGGTATAAGTTAATACATATGATGAAAAT
The nucleotide sequence above comes from Ignavibacteria bacterium. Encoded proteins:
- the hemE gene encoding uroporphyrinogen decarboxylase; the protein is MFKNDLFLRTLRGEKTERTPIWVMRQAGRYLPEYRAVREKADFITMCKTPELAAEVTIQPVDIIGVDVAIIFSDILVIPEAMGLEFIMNEGTGPVFPSPIRNAADLARISEFDPIDKLKYVMDAVSLTAKELDGRVPLIGFSGAPWTLLTYMVEGKGSKNFSKIKEFVYNERKSAHKILDMLTNVIIGYLKAKVAAGADAVQVFDTWGSILSPSQFEEFSKPYIKRIVDELKPHAPVIVFAKGVNYNFSKLAELEADGYSFDWTVDLAAVKREIGDRAVVQGNMDPTILYAPKQTIREEADKILASLDSGHRHIFNLGHGILPDVKPENLKTLVDYIKSDSHKYHN
- the hemN gene encoding oxygen-independent coproporphyrinogen III oxidase, which codes for MFELDFDIDLIKKYDQPGPRYTSYPTAPHFHDGFTADNYLDEIVRTNTAAVKPPLSLYYHLPFCDTLCYFCGCNMIITRNRDRIKEYIKYVKNEIDLLRTYLDVDRPVTQLHWGGGTPTHLDPDEIFDLVSYINTSFKIDPSIEAGCEIDPRGLERAHLEALRNGGFNRISMGVQDFTPEVQKAVNRIQPESMTRQVVDWVRELGFSSINLDLIYGLPFQTKADFLKTVRAVIDISPDRIAVFNYAHVPWMKKHMGLIKQEDLPKPEEKLEILQQTIEELVKAGYVFIGMDHFAKPTDEMAIALRDKKLYRNFQGYSTNAGADLYAFGITSISQIGRVYAQNLKKEKEYFDALNDEKLPVHKGIYLTDDDLLRREVITKVMCDFELQFSNFEKEFNINFKEYFAGSLENLKGMEEDGLLTINENGLQVSNKGRLLIRNIAMKFDGFIERKEDQGRYSRTV